A segment of the Parasynechococcus marenigrum WH 8102 genome:
TAGAGATATCTATTTTTTCCAAAGTTAAATGCATAATAAGTTTTTCGGAGAGGCAATAGTTTTTTGCGATGAATTGTTCTACAATTATTTAAGAAGGAGAGTCACTATGGCCAAAGCCCTCATAGCTGCATCGCCAGACCGCACCAGTCGTGAATGGCGTAATGCAGCTGCTTTTGCTGCACTTACTGAAACAGGGGAAATCCGTGCATGGGGAATCCCAACTTCAGGTGGCCTTTTGTCGATTGATGCAGCAGCGCTTAGTGGAGTACGCCAGATCTATTCGACTGAATCAGCATTCGCAGCATTGACTGATCAAGGGCAAGTAGTTGCGTGGGGTGGCAATGGAGGAGATGCCAGCGCAGTTCAGGATCAGTTGGAAAGTGGTATTCGATCAATTGCATCCACTACAGAGGCTTTTGCTGCTCTCGATATTAATGGCAAGGTCACAACATGGGGTACTGCGAAATTCGGTGGAGATACAAGCGACATAGCAGATGTACTCAATGAAGGTGTCGTTGATATATTTTCTACTGATCATGCATTTGCTGCACTTAAAGAAGATGGCACTGTGGTGGCCTGGGGTGACGAGTTTTCTGGTGGATTTAGGGGGAAATCTGGAATAGGAGTTGCACAAAATGTTCGAGAGATACGTTCTACATCTGGAGCTTTTGCGGCATTATTAAATGACGATACAGTGCAGACATGGGGCTATTGGAATCATGGCGGCCTTCCCGAGGGGGTAAGTGCTCTTGCATTGGCATCCGGACAAGTAAAAGACATTTTCAGTAATGAGTTCACATTTGCTGCACTTTTGAAAGATGGCACGGTAATTGCTTGGGGGAGTCCATCATCTGGAGGTGATACAAGTTCGGTTGACGAGCAATTGATGGATGTGCAGACAATTGTTGGGAATCGAAATGCATTTGCAGCAATTACGGGTAGTGGAAAAGTGGTTAGTTGGGGCATCTCGGGGGACAATTACGTAGATCAGGGTGATGCCTTGGGGGCGGGTGTGATTAACGTCGTTGCATCTGATCAGGCTTTTGCTGCGCTCAAAAGCGATGGCTCTGTCGTGACATGGGGTTCCAGTCAATACGGTGGAGACAGTTCTGCTGTTGCTAGTGATTTGATCAGTGATGTTGTTGAACTGACCGCTTCTGAGTCCGCGTTCGCTGCGCGAAAGA
Coding sequences within it:
- a CDS encoding RCC1 domain-containing protein yields the protein MAKALIAASPDRTSREWRNAAAFAALTETGEIRAWGIPTSGGLLSIDAAALSGVRQIYSTESAFAALTDQGQVVAWGGNGGDASAVQDQLESGIRSIASTTEAFAALDINGKVTTWGTAKFGGDTSDIADVLNEGVVDIFSTDHAFAALKEDGTVVAWGDEFSGGFRGKSGIGVAQNVREIRSTSGAFAALLNDDTVQTWGYWNHGGLPEGVSALALASGQVKDIFSNEFTFAALLKDGTVIAWGSPSSGGDTSSVDEQLMDVQTIVGNRNAFAAITGSGKVVSWGISGDNYVDQGDALGAGVINVVASDQAFAALKSDGSVVTWGSSQYGGDSSAVASDLISDVVELTASESAFAARKSNGKVVTWGDNEAGGDSSSVQPQLLTGVEKVYANQLAFAALKSDGSVVTWGDQEYGGNSRFATGGDLDDIVNIADVFTDTFIGDNFIDTVPVPTPTPVPTPTPVPTPTPDPTPTPDPTPTPDPTPTPDPTPTPDPTPTPDPTPTPDPTPTPDPTPTPDPTPTPDPTPTPDPTPTPDPTPTPDPTPTPDPTPTSEPYDGIIQSVRGKGKLKGTKVADAFTFDSFEAFTKKSADKIIGFNASQGDTIAVSPNAFPALTGASAISFASTRNKKEFKQLSKEDYDFVYFEKKGRLYFDGNGAEKNWGNSSEGGLVAILKGKPELTAEDVTLLA